GCTGCGCCTGCTTCCGGACGGCTCGATCTCCGTTACCTCAAGCACTGTTGTAGATGAGGGGATCGCCACCGGCGGCCTGACAACACAGTTGACCGATACCACGAAGGATTGGGAAGTCAACATATTTGAGGGCGCGACCATAGAGATAATCCACGCCGGCGTAACTTACCATCGCACGGTAAACGGTAATATCGCCAATACTATAGGCTTCGCTACACTGGGTGTTATAGTTGCCGCCGGAGATATTTATCGCATAATGCGCAGCATCGATCCCATGACGCCCATCGATAAAGGCGTGATCCACAACACGGCTTACTTAACGCCGAATAACTTTTTCGGTACGGCCCTCACGCCTTATGTGGTGCCTACCCTCTTCCGCTGCCAGGGGGCTTTCAGTGTGGCCGGCGTGCTGAGCGTGACCATCATCAGAGGCGGCAACACACAGGTTGTGGAGTTTAACCACGGCGTGGCTTTACCGGCCAGCGCGCTTTTTGAGTTCGATACGCTGGTCCAGGACAGCACTACTATCAACTACCGCTATAGCGTAAATTGCACTATCATGACTTTCAGCGTACTGGAGATCCCGGCAGCTATTTAAGGAGTTGACATGCCTAGAGGAGGAACACCTGCACAGGGACTTTGGATGCCGCCGAGAGTGGCAACGCTCTTCGTGGCCGCTTCCGACGCTTTAGACAAGTGCCGGGCCCAGGCGGATTACATCTGCGACGGCGTGGCGGATGACGTGCAGATCAACGCGGCCATGGCAGCTCTGCCAGCCGCCGGAGGGCGGGTTGTACTTTCCGAGGGTACTTTCGTACTGGCTGAATCGATAGTTTTCCCTGATGATAATATAGTGCTAGAGGGCCAGGGTTGGTGCACCGGAATCATCGCCACGGCATTAGCCACAGGAGATCATGCTATACAGATGATAGGCAAGGTTTTCTGCTGCGTTAAAAACTTAGCTATACTTGGTTCTGCTGGTACCGGTAACACAGTACATTGTATATTTATCGATGACGGCAGCGATATGTTTATAATAGATGGCGTTTATATTGCGGCAAGTGATGCCGACGGTATTCACGTTGAAGGCACGGTCACACAATATGGCGTGATAAAAGGATGTTATATAAACGCAACAGATGGTTATGGTATTTATATCTCAATGGATGCTGCGAATACGAGCATGTCTTTCAAAATACATGATAACCATATTGAGAGTGCGGGAGGTGCCGGAATATACTTTGGTCAGTGTAACGGCCATTATTATCACGAAATAAATGACAACCTTATAATTAGTTGTGACTATGGAGTAGATTATGGCGTAGCCACGGTTCCGACATTTGGGTTAATGGAATCCTCCATAATTAATAATACTATAGTGGGCGCCTCGAATGATGGTATACGCCTTCTGTCCGATTCTGACAACAACTCCATCGAAAACAACTACATCAATGGTTGCGGCGGGTACGGAATCAATATCGGCGGGCCGACATGCGGCGAGAACAGGGCTATGAATAATAAGCTGATCGGCAATGTGACCGGTCAGATCCAAGACTTAGGGGTGCATACCCAGCTTCCCGAGATATTTATCCCCGTGCCCAACCCCTCCTCCAATATAGGCGCCCACCCCTGCGAACAGCTCACCGACGGCCTTGAAGTAGTAAGCCGCTTCAACGTGTGCATCCCGCTTAACTTCCAGGAGCTGGTGACCTGCGAGGCCGTGGTGGTCCCGGGAGATACCGGAAACTTCCGGCGCAGCGTGGCCACAGACTGGGGCGAGATAGCAAGCGGAGAGTCTTACAACATCGACTCCGGGGCCGTAGCCGAAGGTAACGTGGCGGTAACAGGAACTCAGGTAGAAGGCATCGATATAGCCGCGGCTTTTGTAGGCGTGGGGGCTCTTGGCCCGGGTGATATAGTGGGCGTGGCCTTTACGCGCCACGGAGACGATGCGCTGGACACAGTGGGCGCTGACTGCTATCTTTTGGGGATCATGTTGAGGTACGTGTAATGGCTTACGAAAATAAAGGCGCAATGGCGGCGACGATTGTAGTGGCCGCGAGCGATAGCCTGAACAAGGCCGCCGCGAACTACGTGTGCGACGGGGTGGCTGACAACGTTGAGATCCAGGCGGCGATCGATGCGCTGCCGGCGGGGGGCGGGAAGGTGGTGCTGCTGGAGGGGACGTTCAATCTAGCCAGCACATTAACAGGTATAGTAGGTTTAGCTTTAGTAGGGTGTGGTAAAAATACAATACTTTTTCTTTCAGATGGCGCTGAATGTCACATGGTTAATTTAGTTAATCTTAGTGACGTGTCTATATGTGATATAGTGTTTGATGGTAATAGGGCGGGTCAGACTGTTGCAGCTCATATAGTAAGAATAGAAAATACCCCCGATGTTTATTTAGAATATCTTGAAGTTAAAAATGCGGCACAACATGGGATAATCGCCGTTGCAGTTGGATCAAATGGCAGAATTATAGTTCAGTCGTGTTATACTCATGATAATGGCGACGCGATAAATGTAGGCAGTGGGGTATATTTGGCTAACGCCGATAATTCCGTCGTAAGTGATTTAATTTCTCATGATAATACAGCGGATGGCTGTCAATTTATAAACTCCGACAATTTAGTAATATCAGCAACTTGTGTTGATAACGACAGATACGGAATTATGTTGGATGCAAGCCATAATGCCATTATAAAAGGTATATGTAAAGGGTCTTCTGTAGGCTGCTATATGGGGGCAAGTAATTACGCGAATATGGATATAGTATCTCAAGACAATAAACTTGATGGGATACGTTTTCAAGACTGCATATATTGCAACTGCAATTTTAATTCTCTGAATAATGGGCAAGGTGGGATAGGTGCAGGATTAAATTTAAGAGGAGCTACAAATCACTGTAATATTAGAGGTATTGCGTTAGACAATCAGGGGATAGCTACTCAAGACTATGGTGTTTTAGAGGGCAATA
The nucleotide sequence above comes from Dehalococcoidia bacterium. Encoded proteins:
- a CDS encoding right-handed parallel beta-helix repeat-containing protein, which encodes MPRGGTPAQGLWMPPRVATLFVAASDALDKCRAQADYICDGVADDVQINAAMAALPAAGGRVVLSEGTFVLAESIVFPDDNIVLEGQGWCTGIIATALATGDHAIQMIGKVFCCVKNLAILGSAGTGNTVHCIFIDDGSDMFIIDGVYIAASDADGIHVEGTVTQYGVIKGCYINATDGYGIYISMDAANTSMSFKIHDNHIESAGGAGIYFGQCNGHYYHEINDNLIISCDYGVDYGVATVPTFGLMESSIINNTIVGASNDGIRLLSDSDNNSIENNYINGCGGYGINIGGPTCGENRAMNNKLIGNVTGQIQDLGVHTQLPEIFIPVPNPSSNIGAHPCEQLTDGLEVVSRFNVCIPLNFQELVTCEAVVVPGDTGNFRRSVATDWGEIASGESYNIDSGAVAEGNVAVTGTQVEGIDIAAAFVGVGALGPGDIVGVAFTRHGDDALDTVGADCYLLGIMLRYV
- a CDS encoding right-handed parallel beta-helix repeat-containing protein — translated: MAYENKGAMAATIVVAASDSLNKAAANYVCDGVADNVEIQAAIDALPAGGGKVVLLEGTFNLASTLTGIVGLALVGCGKNTILFLSDGAECHMVNLVNLSDVSICDIVFDGNRAGQTVAAHIVRIENTPDVYLEYLEVKNAAQHGIIAVAVGSNGRIIVQSCYTHDNGDAINVGSGVYLANADNSVVSDLISHDNTADGCQFINSDNLVISATCVDNDRYGIMLDASHNAIIKGICKGSSVGCYMGASNYANMDIVSQDNKLDGIRFQDCIYCNCNFNSLNNGQGGIGAGLNLRGATNHCNIRGIALDNQGIATQDYGVLEGNTSDYNNIRNVVVVGYSTLPMYIVGLHTIVDKSYISVKLDLSGAAADIEVYFADTPGCLVGYTIVYTEASSADAGVNVRLGRYQDGVALDDDYFDLVVSEVSKALGYHKTYVSGDLTQKVIAAGDTVTVGTAGGKTGTGEVMIILHIAEMAS